The region CGCGATCCCGCGACAGCGAAGCGCCCGTCTCGCCGACCTGGATGTGGCACTCGCCGCCGACGACGAGCACGTCGCTCCCCTCCACGCGCGACGTGCGATTGCCGACGACGTGCAGCGCCTGATCCGCGCCCACCTTTCGGCTCTCGCGCTCGCCGACCTGCACGTCGAGATCGGTGCCGACCTGGAGCGTGTGTTTCTCCCGGACGATCTCCTCGCGGTCCTTCTGCGCGTGCATGAACACCTTCTCGCGCCCCTTGGCGTCCTCGAAGGTGATCTCGTTCGAGCCGCCGGATCCTGGCGAGCTATCGCTCTTCCACGAGGTCTTCGTCTTGTGATCGGGCAGCTTGTACGGGTGCGGCGAGGTGCCGTTGAAGACGCGGCCGACGATGATCGGCTGGTCGGGGTCGCCCTCGAGGAAATCGACGAGCACCTCCTGCCCGACGCGCGGGATCGCGACGTTTCCATACCCGCGCCCCGCCCAGACCTGGCTCACGCGCATCCAGCACGAGCTCTCGCCCTCGTACTTGCCCTCGCGATCCCAGTGGAACTGCACGCGCACGCGGCCGTACTCGTCGACGTGGATCTCCTCGCCGGGCGGGCCGACGACGACCGCGCTTTGCAGACCGCCCATGCGTGGCTTCGGCGTGACGGGCGCGGGCCTGTACGGATCGTCGGCGAACACGGCCATGCCCGTGCTCGACCAGTCGCCCTCGCTTGTCCCTTCGAGCGTCCGTTGCACGAGCAGCAGGCGCTTGTCCGGGGCGAGATCCTCGCGCGGATGCGCCTCCATGCAGAACACGTCGCCCGGCGAGAGGCCGAGCGCGGTCGTCTGGAAATGCACCTTGCGCCGCCCCTGCCGCATGCCGTCGAGCCTGCGCGCTGCGAGCGCCTTCGCCTCGCGCTCGTCGACGCGCCCGGGATCCACCACGAACGCGCCGGGCACGTAGCTGTAGCTCTCGTATCGATCTTCCATGTCGATCGTCGACTTGGCCTCGGCGATGAGCTGGAAGTCGGGCCGCCTGCGGAAATCGTGATCCCGCAAGGTCATGCGGCCCTGCCGCACCTGATGCGAGACCTTCACGTTCGTGATCGCGTCGCGTGACTTCGCGTGCTCGAGGTTGTTCACGTAGAGCAGCGGCGGGCCGGCTTCCCGCACGGCGGGGTCGAGGACGAGCACGAGCTTGCTCGGCGTCTCGGTGCCCGGCTCCGGCGGCCGGAAGTGATAGCTGATGCCTGCCTCTTCGAGCAGCCGCGAGAGGAACGTGAAGTCGGTCTCGCCGTACTGCACGCGGTACTCGAGCCTCGGGAACGTGGCCGCGTCGAGCTCCATGACGGGCTCGATCTCCCAGTCCGCGAGCAACTTCTTCGTGATGTCGGGGATCGACAGGTGCTGGAAGATGCGCTGATTCCTGCGCTGCGAGGTGCGCCAGAGCGCCGGCACGATCCGCAGGAAGTACGTCGAGAGCCCGTCCGGCTCGACCTCGATCTGCTCGGCGTACTGCACGACGCCGGTCCAGGCGAGGCCCCCCGCGACCTTGAACCCGGCGCCGTTCCCGACGAGGGCGTCGAGGTCGATGTCCTCCTCGGCCGAGCGAGCCACGAGTGAGACGTCGAAGAGCGTCGACATCTCCTCGACGACCGAGAAGCTCCGCACGGAGAGGTTGATGTCCTTCGCGGCGAACCGAAGCTCTAGGTTTTCCATGGGACAGCGCCCGAAACGATACGCGAGGGGGAGGCGGGCGGGAAGGGGTGCCCGACGTCGGGGCCGGATCCTGTTCAGCGGGTGAGGGGGGCGCTCGACGTTCGTGGGCGGGAGCGCCCGTCAGAGGAAGAGGCGGCTCTGCGGGTCGCCGATCGCGAGCGACAGCTCGTAAATGGCTCGCCACTCCTCGTACAGGCGGAAGCGCAGGTGGTTGAGATCCGCCTTCGACTCCGGGAACCCGCCCTTCGAGTCGAGCTCGGCATTCGCGACGTAGGCGACGAGGACGTTCCAGAGCAGCCCTGAATCTGTCTTCGTCTGGGGCACGTTCCGCATGATCTCGTAGAGGTCCTCGAGCGGCAGCGCCGTCAGCCTCTCGATGGTCCCTTGGTGCCCTCCGGACGCCGAGCGGAGGGCGTCCTTCAGACTCCAGGGCTCCTGGAACATGATCTGGTTCATCTGGGCGATGCACGAGAGGTAATTGAAGGTGGCCCCGAAGTGGTTCATGGCCTTCTCGCGATAGTGGAACGACACGCGGAGGTAGACGAGGTGCACCGCCAGGTTCTCCTGGTCGGTGGGGGACGGCGCGGCCCCCACGGGCACGGTCAGATCGAGCGTGAAATCGGTACTCTTGAACCAGTCCGGCGCGTACCCCGATTCGAGCACGTAATGCTTCAGCACCATGTCGATGAGTCCGCCGCTCTTCCTGATGTCGTGCTCGGCGAGGAGGCGGAAGAAATTCGGCGTGCCGTCGTAGATCTTCCGGAAGCCGCGCTGGATGCTCGTGATGAGCGCGCCGTCGTCGTTGGTCCAGGTGTTGACCGAATAGCGGCGCTCGCCTCGCGGCGTCACGTACGTATGGAGGGCGTGGGTGGTCTGGGAGAAGTCGGTCAACTTTCCGCCTTTGACGTTCACGTGGAAGCGGCACGTCGGCGAGCCGCGGACCTCCACTATTTCCATGCGCTGCACGGCGCCGGCCGGCGCCCCGCGCGGCGCGGCGACCTTCGCGGGGTGCGGCGCCTTGCGCTGGAGCACGGTGGCGGGGTGCGGAGCCTCGCGCTGGAGTACGGTGGCTGGGTGCGGCGGCGGGGTGGGTCGGCGGTACATGCGCCGAGCACTATCCGTGGTCCGGCGGGAGAGACGCAAGTTCGGGGCGGCTCCCTGCGCGCGGCGAGGGACGCGACGAGCGCTTTCGACGCGAGCGGGGCTCGTGTAGGGTGTCGCGAGGAGAGACGCGTGGCATCGAAGAACCCCACCAGGACCCCCCAACGCTCCGCGCCCGCGGAGGGTGGCGTCGAGGCGTTCCTCGCGACGCTCGATCACCCCTTCAAGAGAGAGATCGTCGAGCTTCGCGGGGCCATCCTGGGGGCCGACGCGTGTATCGGCGAGGGCATCAAGTGGAACGCGCCGAGCTTCCGGACGTCGTCGGAGTACTTCGCGACGTTTCATCTGCGCGCGAAGGAGGGCGTGCAGATCATCCTGCACCTCGGCGCGAAGAAGCGAGATACGGCCG is a window of Polyangium spumosum DNA encoding:
- a CDS encoding DUF1801 domain-containing protein gives rise to the protein MASKNPTRTPQRSAPAEGGVEAFLATLDHPFKREIVELRGAILGADACIGEGIKWNAPSFRTSSEYFATFHLRAKEGVQIILHLGAKKRDTAGVSIADPEGLLEWLGKDRASVRFRDAKDVKAKRAAFVDVVRQWIEYV